In Hyphomicrobiales bacterium, the genomic stretch GTCACAGCCGTTCGAGATGCGGGCGCCGATATTCTACCATGCGTGCAAGTGTCAACGATGAAGGGCTATGAGGACGGTGCGCCTGTGGTTTGGCCTATAGTCGTTCGCAGTCATGCGGAGATCGATGCGTTCTATTCGCAGCAGCTTCATCACGTGGAGATGTTCGGGCGGAAGGCGCTGGAGAACATGCAGGCCAGGAAGGCGGCCCATCACGCGGCGGTGGATGCCGAGATCGAGCGACTTCGGCCAATCCATGAGGCGGCGGGTTATCGCGTCGCCTGTGATGAAGTGAAGCGTTCTGAGCGACGCGCGACGGACACTTTCATTGAGGCCATGACCACTGAGCCCCAAAGCCCCGCTGGCCTCTATGCTCTATGGCAGCTCATTTCAGATGATCTAGGAGACTTGCCGGATGTGGGCTCGTCCATCTGCGAGGGTATAGACACTCTCGACAAAGCCCTCCGGGCCTTTCTCGGTGTGGA encodes the following:
- a CDS encoding exported hypothetical protein (Evidence 5 : Unknown function); translation: MVDLTRRIVMSAAFAMGAVAAPRAIVEPPLPMEDPALTAVNAARTARIDAAKASFAREAAVTAVRDAGADILPCVQVSTMKGYEDGAPVVWPIVVRSHAEIDAFYSQQLHHVEMFGRKALENMQARKAAHHAAVDAEIERLRPIHEAAGYRVACDEVKRSERRATDTFIEAMTTEPQSPAGLYALWQLISDDLGDLPDVGSSICEGIDTLDKALRAFLGVDEPKLHDA